In the Leptolyngbya sp. CCY15150 genome, one interval contains:
- a CDS encoding TPM domain-containing protein has translation MIHAAFRPIGVLCATVVLILCSWAIAPTAHAYENPDLLPEAPTNVIDLADSLASVQQDELDQALSAFESETGWKLRVLTQFDRTPGRSVKDFWGLDQRSVLLVADPRGGNLLNFSVGDDLYDLLPRTFWIELQTRYGNQFFVRDNGEDRSIISALESIQVCLRRGGCQVVPGLPREQWILTLITSILGGVVLGFAAQPRQEGQPFAWQWALIFSPLWGILFIAFGLGPVVTRTPDWLPVLRNVAGFTLGALVAYLAPLLGKTSPTSET, from the coding sequence ATGATTCATGCTGCCTTCCGCCCGATTGGTGTTCTCTGCGCCACCGTTGTTCTCATTCTTTGTAGCTGGGCGATCGCTCCAACAGCCCATGCCTATGAAAATCCTGATTTGTTGCCAGAGGCTCCCACCAACGTCATTGACCTAGCGGATTCACTGGCTAGTGTTCAACAAGACGAACTTGATCAAGCCCTATCGGCCTTTGAGTCAGAAACGGGATGGAAGCTGCGGGTGTTGACGCAGTTTGATCGCACCCCCGGTCGATCGGTCAAAGATTTTTGGGGTTTAGATCAACGCAGTGTGCTGCTGGTGGCGGATCCTCGGGGCGGAAACTTGCTGAACTTTAGCGTCGGCGATGATCTGTATGACCTGCTGCCCCGCACCTTTTGGATTGAGCTACAAACCCGCTACGGCAATCAGTTTTTTGTGCGAGACAATGGCGAAGATCGTTCCATCATCTCGGCGCTAGAATCCATTCAGGTCTGCCTACGACGAGGTGGTTGTCAGGTGGTGCCAGGGCTACCTAGGGAGCAGTGGATTTTGACTCTGATTACCTCTATTCTTGGCGGGGTGGTTCTCGGTTTTGCAGCCCAGCCTCGACAGGAAGGGCAGCCCTTTGCATGGCAGTGGGCGCTCATTTTTTCGCCGCTCTGGGGCATTCTGTTCATCGCCTTCGGTCTGGGGCCCGTGGTAACCCGTACGCCTGACTGGCTGCCGGTTTTACGAAACGTGGCAGGATTTACCCTTGGAGCCTTGGTGGCCTACCTAGCGCCTCTCCTCGGGAAAACATCTCCTACGTCGGAAACCTAA
- a CDS encoding LCP family protein has protein sequence MNQESNEFPKRAPEKATAVGDRPATGPATVSLSASLPDAATGRVGMRMSQWIQRSLVLATAVGTSAVLGATVALFTPASVNLIPDQPLQDFSVLDLWRKGVHYPITRPINILVMGVDEPLDEGAGNPMDGRSDTMLLVRLEPESQTINVLSIPRDTQVDIPFQGVTKVNHANAMGGARMAADVVSANLNDIEIDRYVRVNTEAFRQLVDLVGGVEVFVPYDMQYTDQTQGLEIDLQQGQQVLNGDQAEQFVRFRNDGYGDIGRVQRQQQLIRALRDRLTSPSFLPQVPQAVDLLQSYIDTNLTVEEMLALVDFGLDLTSEDFRMVMLPGRFSSPDEFIASYWLMDINGRDQVLADYFDVRASGLASRFDRQSVQDLRIAVQNASGEPQIATQVLNYLYDQGFDHVYVVQDWPSPQSQTQIIVQRGDYSGATSLETVLGVGTVVAASTGDLESDLTIRVGEDWLDHVPEEPLENWR, from the coding sequence GTGAATCAAGAATCTAATGAGTTTCCGAAACGAGCACCTGAAAAGGCAACAGCGGTGGGCGATCGCCCAGCTACGGGGCCAGCTACGGTTAGTCTGTCTGCGAGTCTCCCCGACGCTGCAACGGGGCGGGTGGGTATGAGGATGAGTCAATGGATTCAGCGATCGCTTGTCTTAGCAACGGCAGTTGGCACGTCCGCGGTCTTGGGAGCTACGGTAGCTTTGTTTACGCCGGCTTCGGTGAACTTGATTCCTGACCAGCCTCTGCAAGATTTTTCCGTACTCGATCTATGGCGTAAGGGTGTACATTATCCGATCACGCGTCCCATTAACATTCTGGTGATGGGGGTGGATGAGCCGTTGGATGAGGGGGCGGGCAATCCCATGGACGGACGCAGCGATACGATGCTGTTGGTGCGTTTAGAGCCAGAATCGCAAACGATCAATGTTCTATCCATTCCTCGCGACACTCAGGTCGATATTCCCTTTCAAGGGGTAACCAAGGTCAACCACGCTAACGCCATGGGTGGCGCACGTATGGCTGCCGATGTGGTCAGCGCCAATCTGAATGACATCGAGATTGATCGCTACGTGCGCGTCAATACCGAAGCCTTTCGTCAACTGGTAGACCTTGTGGGCGGGGTTGAGGTGTTTGTGCCCTACGATATGCAATACACCGACCAAACCCAAGGGCTTGAGATTGACCTACAGCAAGGGCAACAGGTGCTGAACGGCGACCAAGCCGAACAATTTGTCCGCTTCCGCAACGATGGCTATGGCGATATTGGCCGGGTACAGCGCCAGCAGCAGCTCATCCGTGCCCTACGCGATCGCCTCACAAGCCCTAGCTTTTTGCCCCAAGTACCTCAGGCAGTCGATCTGCTGCAGAGCTACATTGACACCAATCTGACGGTGGAGGAAATGTTAGCCCTTGTAGACTTTGGCTTAGACTTGACGTCAGAAGATTTTCGGATGGTCATGCTGCCAGGGCGGTTTAGTTCACCGGATGAGTTCATCGCCAGCTATTGGCTCATGGACATCAACGGTCGCGATCAGGTTTTAGCTGACTATTTCGATGTGCGTGCGTCGGGCTTAGCCAGTCGTTTTGATCGTCAGTCGGTTCAAGATTTGCGCATTGCTGTCCAAAATGCCTCCGGTGAACCCCAAATTGCGACCCAAGTTCTGAACTATCTCTATGACCAAGGGTTTGACCATGTCTACGTGGTGCAAGACTGGCCCTCACCCCAGTCCCAAACGCAGATTATTGTGCAGCGGGGGGACTATAGCGGAGCTACGTCGCTAGAAACCGTGTTAGGCGTAGGGACGGTAGTAGCAGCATCAACGGGCGATCTTGAGTCTGACCTGACGATTCGGGTTGGCGAAGATTGGCTTGACCATGTCCCAGAAGAGCCTCTTGAAAACTGGCGCTAG
- a CDS encoding mannose-1-phosphate guanylyltransferase yields the protein MIPVILAGGKGERFWPLSRRQRPKQFLSLDGSGLSLLQSTAERLLPLTDGWDGLWVITAAHLADGVRHQLPDLPETNLLVEVEGRDTAPAVAWATLEIAKRHGEDAIVGFFPADHWIGDQAAFQTTLKTAAQVAQDHGAIATLGISPTYASTGYGYIEQGDTLSTLNGLTAYSVDRFTEKPDRETAEEFLASGRFSWNSGMFIFQAGVTLAELRHHAPDIMEPLSQFGPSIYPQIPKKSIDYALMEKTQRACVIPADFGWDDLGDWNALERLLKTEAANVEVGQHVGQDSQGCVFYASDDDELIVTIGLDDTVVVRDGHVTLIVNKHRTQEIKQVLKLIQDRQDWHHHL from the coding sequence ATGATACCCGTGATTTTGGCTGGCGGAAAAGGTGAGCGCTTTTGGCCCCTGAGTCGGCGGCAGCGTCCCAAGCAGTTTCTCAGTTTAGATGGCAGTGGTCTCAGCCTTCTCCAGTCCACCGCTGAGCGCTTGTTGCCGCTGACCGATGGCTGGGATGGACTATGGGTGATTACAGCGGCCCATTTAGCCGACGGAGTGCGTCACCAGCTCCCCGATCTACCGGAGACAAATTTGCTGGTAGAGGTGGAGGGACGGGATACGGCTCCGGCGGTAGCCTGGGCTACCTTGGAAATTGCCAAACGCCATGGGGAGGATGCGATCGTTGGATTTTTCCCCGCTGACCATTGGATTGGCGATCAGGCTGCCTTTCAAACCACGCTGAAAACCGCTGCTCAGGTGGCGCAAGACCACGGGGCGATCGCCACCCTAGGCATTAGTCCCACCTATGCTTCCACTGGCTATGGATACATTGAGCAGGGCGATACCCTCAGCACCTTGAACGGGCTCACGGCCTACAGCGTCGATCGCTTCACCGAAAAACCCGATCGGGAAACGGCAGAGGAGTTTCTAGCCAGCGGTCGCTTTAGCTGGAATAGCGGCATGTTCATTTTCCAAGCCGGGGTGACCTTGGCAGAGCTGCGCCACCACGCGCCAGACATTATGGAACCGCTAAGCCAGTTTGGCCCATCGATCTATCCCCAAATTCCTAAAAAGAGTATCGACTATGCCTTGATGGAAAAAACCCAGCGGGCCTGTGTGATTCCGGCAGATTTTGGCTGGGATGACCTGGGAGACTGGAATGCCCTAGAGCGGCTGCTGAAAACCGAGGCGGCCAATGTGGAAGTGGGGCAGCATGTGGGGCAAGATAGCCAGGGCTGTGTGTTTTATGCCAGTGATGATGATGAACTGATCGTCACCATTGGTTTAGACGATACGGTGGTGGTGCGAGACGGCCACGTGACGCTAATTGTCAACAAGCACCGCACCCAGGAGATTAAGCAGGTCTTAAAGCTGATTCAGGATCGGCAAGATTGGCATCATCATCTTTAA